In the Leptotrichia sp. oral taxon 212 genome, one interval contains:
- a CDS encoding M20 family metallopeptidase: protein MSSNEINEFIKENTEKIYDEMVKIRRKIHMNPELGDEEFETSKTIKEFLNDNGIEYEEIINTGIVATIYNGEGKTVATRADIDALPIFEENEVEYKSKTDGKMHACGHDAHMTIQMGAAKILADNRDKWHGIVRFFFQPAEETDGGADRMIKAGALKFKGDADKKIDAFFALHMAPEIELGKIGVRYGKAHATSAMFKLTVNGISSHAALPHKGVDAILIGAKILEFLQSIVSRRIDPREEAVITVGSFKGGEAENVVCDKVEMRGTIRTMSQEIRSFIIETMKRDLPKFVEGLGGSIDVNIREGYAPVINNEEITKILEENVVNLYGKESLEIINEARMDVEDVSYFLNEIKGTFFRLGTKNEEKGLIYGLHHPKFNIDEESLKIGMGIQLKNILEFLK, encoded by the coding sequence ATGAGCTCAAATGAAATAAATGAATTTATAAAGGAAAATACTGAAAAAATATACGATGAAATGGTCAAAATAAGAAGAAAAATACATATGAATCCTGAACTGGGAGATGAAGAATTTGAGACAAGTAAAACAATAAAGGAATTTCTGAATGACAATGGCATAGAATATGAAGAAATTATAAATACAGGAATTGTGGCGACAATATATAACGGAGAAGGAAAAACAGTAGCTACGAGAGCTGATATAGATGCATTGCCAATATTTGAGGAAAATGAAGTGGAATACAAGTCAAAAACAGATGGAAAAATGCATGCCTGTGGACATGATGCGCATATGACAATACAGATGGGAGCAGCAAAAATTTTAGCTGACAACAGGGATAAATGGCATGGAATAGTAAGATTTTTCTTTCAGCCAGCTGAAGAAACAGATGGAGGAGCCGACAGAATGATAAAAGCTGGAGCATTGAAATTTAAAGGGGATGCAGATAAAAAAATAGATGCTTTTTTTGCACTTCACATGGCACCTGAGATTGAACTGGGGAAAATAGGAGTAAGATATGGCAAGGCCCATGCTACTTCTGCAATGTTTAAACTGACAGTGAATGGAATTTCTTCACATGCGGCACTGCCACATAAGGGAGTGGATGCAATACTCATAGGAGCAAAAATTCTTGAATTTCTGCAGTCTATTGTAAGCAGAAGAATCGATCCGAGAGAAGAAGCGGTTATTACAGTCGGGTCATTTAAAGGCGGTGAAGCAGAAAATGTAGTTTGCGACAAGGTGGAAATGCGTGGAACTATTAGAACAATGTCGCAGGAAATACGTTCTTTCATAATAGAAACAATGAAAAGGGATTTACCTAAATTTGTAGAAGGCCTTGGAGGAAGCATTGATGTAAACATAAGGGAAGGATATGCTCCGGTTATTAATAACGAAGAGATTACTAAAATTCTGGAAGAAAATGTTGTAAATCTTTATGGAAAGGAAAGTCTTGAAATAATTAATGAAGCCAGAATGGATGTAGAGGATGTAAGCTATTTCCTGAATGAAATCAAAGGGACTTTTTTCAGGCTGGGAACAAAAAATGAGGAAAAAGGATTGATTTATGGATTGCATCATCCAAAATTCAATATTGATGAGGAAAGTCTGAAAATTGGAATGGGAATACAGCTGAAAAACATACTTGAATTTTTAAAATAG
- a CDS encoding IS630 transposase-related protein — translation MAYEKDYRKRILNFYYENGKTKTLFQFNISSSTLYGWIKLKKETGDLSSRTWKRKFKVLDPEKLDEYMKNPENADKYIREIAKDFGYGKEIVRVALKKLGYTRKKNRQNTGGRTRKSK, via the coding sequence ATGGCATATGAAAAAGATTATAGAAAAAGAATTTTAAATTTTTATTACGAAAATGGAAAAACAAAAACATTATTTCAGTTCAACATAAGTTCCAGCACATTGTACGGATGGATAAAACTTAAGAAAGAAACAGGAGATCTTTCATCAAGAACATGGAAAAGAAAATTTAAGGTGCTTGATCCTGAAAAACTTGATGAATATATGAAAAATCCAGAGAATGCAGATAAATACATCCGTGAAATAGCAAAAGATTTTGGCTATGGAAAGGAGATAGTGAGAGTAGCACTGAAAAAATTAGGGTACACAAGAAAAAAAAACAGGCAAAATACAGGGGGCAGGACGAGAAAAAGTAAATAG
- a CDS encoding DNA alkylation repair protein has product MKEYIASLEKEFSLIENGFKEEEKRASTDYKSNDNEYAKNLAFLAYKSDIYQVRIYGVFLFGYLSEQDDILAFMRDEVSKDDNWRVQEVLAKAFDEFCKKIGYEKALPIIDEWLKNNNPNTRRAVTEGLKIWTSRPYFKENPNEAIERIANLKEDASEYVRKSVGNALRDISKKFPELIKIELDSWKLESKEIQQVYKLASKLIV; this is encoded by the coding sequence TTGAAAGAATATATTGCGAGTTTAGAAAAAGAATTTTCTTTGATAGAAAATGGTTTCAAAGAGGAAGAGAAAAGAGCCTCAACTGATTATAAATCTAATGATAATGAATATGCTAAGAATTTGGCATTTTTAGCATATAAATCTGATATTTATCAAGTAAGAATCTATGGTGTATTTCTTTTTGGATATTTATCAGAACAAGATGATATTTTAGCATTTATGCGAGATGAAGTTTCCAAAGATGATAATTGGAGAGTTCAGGAAGTATTGGCAAAGGCATTTGATGAATTTTGCAAGAAAATAGGATATGAAAAAGCACTTCCAATAATTGATGAATGGTTAAAAAACAATAATCCTAATACAAGAAGAGCAGTTACAGAGGGACTAAAAATATGGACAAGTAGACCATATTTCAAAGAAAATCCGAATGAAGCTATTGAAAGAATTGCAAACTTAAAAGAAGATGCAAGCGAATATGTGAGAAAATCAGTTGGAAATGCTTTAAGAGACATTAGTAAGAAATTTCCAGAGTTGATTAAAATTGAGCTTGATAGCTGGAAATTAGAAAGTAAAGAGATACAACAGGTTTACAAGTTGGCAAGTAAGTTGATTGTATGA
- a CDS encoding SMI1/KNR4 family protein: MGFTINNIEKILSGKLPESFIEFQMKFGGGTFAFAEIFSVCEKSDFYVLNYENIFEKDFFQ, from the coding sequence ATAGGTTTTACTATAAATAATATTGAGAAAATTTTATCAGGAAAACTACCTGAGTCTTTTATTGAGTTTCAAATGAAATTCGGTGGTGGAACATTTGCATTTGCAGAAATATTCTCTGTATGTGAGAAAAGTGATTTTTATGTACTTAATTATGAAAATATTTTTGAGAAAGATTTTTTCCAGTAA
- a CDS encoding transposase: MQGAGREKVNRYLKKLSEAGSGREIIYIDETGFDEYYYREYGWSKRGISIEGKKRGLRYSRINLVAGKVGNALIESMIYKETMESEFFEEWFREILLRDIEKLEKRVLIVMDNARFHRKNILEKIIKEMGHCLLFLPLYSQDLNPIEKLWANMKKKLKDIAHNFNTLEEAVTSVLFNKLVQF, encoded by the coding sequence ATACAGGGGGCAGGACGAGAAAAAGTAAATAGATATTTAAAAAAATTATCAGAAGCAGGTTCAGGCAGAGAAATAATCTATATTGATGAAACAGGCTTTGACGAATATTACTACCGTGAATACGGCTGGAGTAAAAGGGGAATATCTATTGAAGGGAAGAAAAGAGGATTAAGATATTCAAGAATAAATCTGGTTGCTGGAAAAGTAGGGAATGCACTGATAGAAAGTATGATATACAAGGAAACAATGGAAAGTGAATTTTTTGAAGAATGGTTTAGGGAGATACTTTTAAGAGATATTGAAAAATTAGAGAAGAGAGTTTTAATAGTGATGGATAATGCGAGATTTCATAGAAAGAATATATTAGAAAAGATAATTAAGGAAATGGGTCATTGTCTATTATTTCTTCCGCTGTATTCGCAGGATTTGAATCCAATAGAAAAATTATGGGCTAATATGAAGAAAAAATTAAAAGACATAGCCCATAATTTTAATACACTAGAAGAAGCAGTTACTTCTGTTTTATTTAATAAATTAGTTCAGTTTTAA
- a CDS encoding CPBP family intramembrane glutamic endopeptidase, which yields MSNRISIGKGVLWVLIWFGFMILYTILDISIWRKIAPEQSRVLNLITVVLCMAIFLNLLITKTNFKLQLFSNISFIGITLALGCSVLFYFLLDKGLDPIFEDLFPSSKENYQQIIRLIKISPIVSFLDFCILAPILEEVLMRGFLLDGLSTNYGKIVALLISAALFSILHFNIAQIVPSFICGIILGLLYFYTDSIFSCILAHIGYNSISYMMIVLPIYINHLK from the coding sequence ATGAGTAATAGAATATCTATTGGAAAAGGCGTTCTCTGGGTACTTATTTGGTTTGGTTTTATGATTCTGTATACAATTCTTGATATTTCAATATGGAGGAAGATTGCACCTGAACAAAGTAGAGTTTTAAACTTAATCACTGTTGTTCTATGTATGGCGATATTTCTTAATTTACTTATAACAAAAACAAATTTCAAACTACAATTGTTTTCAAATATTTCCTTTATAGGAATAACATTAGCGTTAGGGTGTTCCGTATTATTTTATTTTCTTTTAGATAAGGGATTAGATCCCATATTTGAAGATTTATTTCCATCAAGTAAAGAAAACTATCAACAAATTATCCGTTTAATAAAGATATCGCCGATTGTCAGTTTTCTCGATTTTTGTATCCTTGCACCTATTCTTGAGGAAGTTTTAATGAGAGGATTCTTGCTTGATGGTCTTTCCACAAACTATGGGAAAATTGTTGCCTTACTTATATCTGCCGCACTTTTTTCAATACTTCATTTTAATATTGCTCAAATAGTACCTTCATTTATATGTGGCATAATTTTAGGTTTGCTTTATTTTTATACTGATTCTATATTTTCTTGTATCCTTGCTCATATAGGATATAATTCAATTTCATATATGATGATAGTGTTACCTATATATATAAATCATCTCAAATAA
- a CDS encoding abortive infection protein: MEIRKRELLIRKIKENNGIITTKEVINLGIHKDVLKELTIKKELEKITNGLYALPSENIDEYLYFSYRIPKGIFSHETAAYLQGLSTRMPLVYLMTVKVGDNVSRVKSVRDNIIFKYVKKDYYDIGKINMVSPFGREISVYDKERTILDIIKDKDRIDVQVFSEVIKSYFASKEKNLLKLSKYAIMMNMEYALKQYSEMLQNTGTDKRSD; encoded by the coding sequence ATGGAAATTAGAAAACGTGAACTTCTAATTAGAAAAATAAAAGAAAATAATGGAATTATAACTACTAAAGAAGTTATAAATCTTGGTATTCATAAAGATGTACTAAAAGAATTAACTATAAAAAAAGAACTTGAAAAAATAACAAATGGACTCTATGCACTTCCAAGTGAGAATATTGATGAGTATCTTTATTTCTCATACAGAATACCCAAAGGTATTTTTTCTCACGAAACAGCGGCGTATTTACAAGGATTATCAACACGAATGCCCCTTGTTTATCTGATGACTGTAAAGGTAGGAGATAATGTCAGCAGAGTTAAGTCGGTAAGAGATAATATTATTTTTAAGTATGTAAAAAAAGATTATTACGATATTGGGAAAATAAACATGGTTAGTCCCTTTGGTAGAGAAATATCAGTATATGACAAAGAAAGAACCATACTTGATATTATCAAAGATAAGGACAGAATAGATGTACAAGTGTTTAGTGAAGTGATAAAGTCTTACTTTGCGAGCAAGGAGAAAAATTTATTAAAACTATCGAAATACGCTATTATGATGAATATGGAATATGCTTTAAAACAATATTCGGAGATGTTGCAAAACACCGGAACAGATAAAAGGAGCGATTAG
- a CDS encoding GNAT family N-acetyltransferase: MNKAIKIILKGTFMKLIKSRKPRNLMNIYRLYLKSFPKNERKPFPFILLKQWRGTTEVLSIKNSKGEFLGLAITALQNNLALIAYFAVSSEKRGTGIGSKALQLIRERYSDKKIFLEIENTETESENKEERKKRKNFYLKNGMLEMPFIINFFGTEMEVLTYNSPVTFEEYHSIYKKEFGKIISRKVSFVKNKNLGENSNA; encoded by the coding sequence ATGAATAAAGCAATAAAAATTATTCTGAAAGGAACATTTATGAAACTGATAAAAAGTAGAAAACCAAGAAATCTTATGAATATATATAGACTTTATCTGAAATCCTTTCCTAAAAACGAGAGAAAACCTTTTCCCTTCATTCTTCTTAAACAATGGAGAGGGACAACGGAAGTCCTCTCAATAAAAAATAGTAAGGGAGAATTTCTTGGACTTGCAATTACGGCACTGCAGAATAATCTTGCCCTGATAGCCTACTTTGCCGTCTCCAGTGAAAAAAGAGGAACAGGAATAGGTTCTAAGGCTTTACAGTTAATAAGGGAACGTTATTCTGATAAAAAAATCTTTCTTGAAATAGAAAATACTGAAACTGAATCTGAAAATAAGGAAGAAAGAAAAAAGAGAAAAAATTTCTATCTGAAAAATGGAATGCTGGAAATGCCCTTCATAATAAACTTTTTTGGGACTGAAATGGAAGTTCTGACATATAATTCTCCTGTTACTTTTGAAGAATATCATTCTATTTATAAAAAGGAATTTGGAAAAATTATAAGCAGAAAAGTCAGTTTTGTAAAAAATAAAAACTTAGGAGAAAATAGTAATGCATAA
- the rlmD gene encoding 23S rRNA (uracil(1939)-C(5))-methyltransferase RlmD, producing the protein MDNIKNNYEIGQKLEIEIEKIVFGGEGLGRVDGFTVFVPMSVPGDILEIEIISVKKSYARGLITKIIKPGQDRIEDTSKVSFEDFDGCDFGMLKYDKQLEYKNQMLREVLEKVGSINLEKINIENIIGSEIETNYRNKTSEPLFKKDGKILTGFYSRKSHNVFSAKESLLKSKIAEEMINKFLEEINSYAGTKNEFKVYNEITDSGFLKHVIVRNNEKNEVMLIIVVSKKSQYKQLVKVLEKLYNENEFIKSVYISVKTEANNVILGEDTKHIFGDEYLKEEMEGIKFSIYPDSFFQINKSQAIKLYDKAIEFLGESRNNTVIDAFSGTGTIAMALSSKVRKAIGIESVESSVNAARETAVENKIDNVEFINGKVEKVLTELLKKEKAEAIIFDPPRRGIDEKALRSVVKNKIKKIVYISCNPSTFARDTKFLIENGYRLEKVSAVDMFPQTNHVEVVGLIQKE; encoded by the coding sequence ATGGATAATATAAAAAATAATTATGAAATAGGGCAGAAACTGGAAATTGAAATAGAAAAAATAGTATTTGGTGGGGAAGGACTGGGAAGAGTTGACGGATTTACCGTATTTGTACCAATGAGTGTTCCTGGAGATATACTTGAAATTGAAATAATTTCAGTGAAAAAATCCTATGCCAGAGGGCTTATTACAAAAATAATAAAACCGGGACAAGACAGAATAGAAGATACTTCAAAAGTGAGTTTTGAAGACTTTGACGGCTGTGATTTTGGAATGCTTAAATATGATAAGCAGCTTGAATATAAAAATCAGATGCTGAGGGAAGTTCTGGAAAAAGTAGGTAGTATAAATCTTGAAAAGATTAATATAGAAAATATTATTGGAAGTGAAATTGAAACAAACTACAGAAATAAAACTTCAGAACCTTTATTTAAGAAAGACGGAAAGATTTTAACAGGATTTTATTCCAGAAAATCCCACAATGTGTTTTCTGCAAAGGAAAGCCTTCTGAAGTCAAAAATTGCTGAAGAAATGATAAATAAATTTCTGGAAGAGATAAATAGCTACGCAGGAACTAAAAATGAATTTAAAGTTTATAATGAAATTACAGATTCAGGCTTTTTGAAGCATGTCATAGTAAGAAACAATGAAAAAAATGAGGTTATGCTTATAATTGTTGTAAGTAAAAAATCCCAATATAAGCAGTTAGTGAAGGTTCTTGAAAAACTTTACAATGAAAACGAGTTTATAAAATCAGTGTATATTTCAGTGAAAACAGAGGCAAATAATGTTATTCTTGGAGAAGATACAAAACATATATTTGGAGATGAATATTTGAAAGAGGAAATGGAAGGAATAAAGTTTAGTATATATCCAGATTCTTTCTTCCAGATTAATAAATCTCAGGCAATAAAGCTTTATGACAAGGCAATAGAATTTCTAGGTGAAAGCAGAAATAATACAGTAATTGATGCATTTTCAGGTACAGGAACAATAGCAATGGCTCTTTCATCAAAGGTTAGAAAAGCAATAGGAATCGAAAGTGTAGAAAGTTCAGTAAATGCAGCAAGAGAAACTGCTGTTGAAAATAAAATTGATAATGTGGAATTTATAAATGGAAAAGTTGAGAAGGTACTGACTGAATTACTTAAAAAAGAAAAAGCTGAAGCGATAATATTTGATCCTCCAAGAAGGGGAATAGATGAAAAGGCCCTAAGAAGCGTTGTAAAGAATAAAATTAAGAAAATAGTATATATTTCATGTAATCCATCAACTTTTGCAAGAGATACGAAATTTCTGATTGAGAATGGATACAGGCTGGAAAAGGTATCAGCTGTAGATATGTTTCCGCAGACAAATCATGTGGAGGTTGTGGGATTGATACAGAAAGAGTGA
- the serA gene encoding phosphoglycerate dehydrogenase — translation MYKVLVGEYIDDEAIAGLLKSDDVEVDVKVGISREEILNIIHEYDALIVRSVIKVDKELLDKAKKLKIVGRAGNGTDNINIPEATAHGVIVANTPDSNTVSACEIAIGLMLASARNIVAANNYIKSGKWEREIFVGSELFEKTLGIIGLGRIGSLVAKRMKAFGMNLIAYDPYISDEIFKRNSCKKVDTLDKLLEKSDIITIHTPKTKETVNMINAENIHKLRDGVRLVNAARGGLFNEEVVAKGLKNGKIASFGYDVHTVEPRSECILYEFENAVATPHIGATTYEAQRNVGTQVVRQVLNGLHGEIVETAVNLPSIGREEFLIVKPFINLAEKLGKIYFQIEKAPITNIAINYYGEIAEQETALVDSTAIKGILEPVLKEEVNYINSKSLAEKRGINISINKKDHKYENYSSAIEFIINNEDGKKVNVVGTIGMNNEERIISLKNYNMDMAISDNMIYLGNDDVPGVIGAVGATLGKENINIATMNVGRRENSAIMLLTVDSEVSRESLEELKRLSQIKWAHYLDLTI, via the coding sequence ATGTATAAAGTATTAGTAGGAGAGTACATTGATGATGAAGCTATTGCAGGATTGCTGAAATCAGATGATGTAGAAGTAGATGTGAAGGTGGGAATTTCAAGGGAAGAAATTCTGAATATTATTCATGAATATGATGCCCTTATTGTAAGAAGTGTTATAAAGGTTGACAAGGAACTGCTGGATAAGGCAAAAAAGCTTAAAATAGTAGGACGTGCAGGAAATGGAACAGATAATATAAATATTCCTGAAGCGACTGCACATGGAGTAATAGTAGCAAATACACCTGACAGTAATACTGTTTCTGCCTGTGAAATTGCAATTGGGCTTATGCTTGCATCAGCAAGAAATATAGTTGCGGCAAATAACTATATAAAAAGTGGTAAATGGGAAAGAGAAATATTTGTAGGAAGTGAGCTTTTTGAAAAAACGCTCGGTATTATTGGACTTGGTAGAATAGGAAGCCTAGTGGCTAAAAGAATGAAAGCTTTTGGAATGAATCTTATTGCTTATGATCCATATATTTCAGATGAAATTTTTAAAAGAAACAGCTGTAAGAAAGTTGATACTTTGGATAAACTGCTTGAGAAATCTGATATTATAACAATTCATACTCCAAAAACAAAAGAGACAGTGAATATGATAAACGCTGAAAACATTCATAAGTTAAGAGATGGAGTAAGACTTGTAAATGCAGCACGTGGAGGTCTTTTCAATGAAGAAGTGGTGGCTAAAGGGCTTAAAAATGGTAAAATTGCAAGTTTTGGATATGATGTACATACTGTAGAACCACGTTCTGAATGTATACTTTATGAATTTGAAAATGCAGTTGCCACACCGCACATAGGTGCAACAACTTATGAAGCTCAGAGAAATGTCGGAACACAGGTAGTCAGACAGGTTCTGAACGGACTTCATGGGGAAATAGTGGAAACAGCGGTTAATCTTCCTTCAATAGGAAGAGAAGAGTTCCTCATAGTGAAGCCTTTCATAAATCTGGCTGAAAAGCTGGGGAAAATTTATTTTCAGATAGAAAAGGCTCCAATTACAAATATTGCAATCAACTATTATGGAGAAATTGCGGAACAGGAAACTGCACTTGTAGATTCAACTGCAATAAAAGGTATTCTGGAACCTGTACTGAAGGAAGAGGTAAACTACATCAATTCAAAGTCTCTTGCTGAAAAAAGAGGAATTAATATTTCAATAAATAAAAAAGATCATAAATATGAAAATTATTCTTCAGCAATTGAATTTATCATAAATAACGAGGATGGAAAAAAAGTTAATGTTGTCGGCACAATCGGAATGAATAATGAGGAAAGAATTATTAGCCTGAAAAACTATAATATGGATATGGCAATTTCTGACAATATGATTTATCTTGGAAATGATGATGTTCCAGGAGTTATCGGAGCTGTGGGGGCAACTTTAGGTAAGGAAAATATAAATATTGCAACAATGAATGTAGGAAGACGTGAAAACAGTGCTATTATGCTACTTACAGTAGACAGTGAAGTGAGCAGGGAATCATTGGAAGAACTGAAACGACTTAGCCAGATAAAATGGGCACATTATTTAGATTTGACAATATAG
- a CDS encoding FAD-dependent oxidoreductase, translating to MKVVVIGCTHAGTAAILNLKKVNPDVEITVFERNDNISFLSCGIALYVGGVVKDPQGLFYCSPEKLKELNVNTKMRHDVKNVDIKGKKVHVADMETGEEFDETFDKLIITSGSWPIIPPIEGINMDNILLCKNYDHSNEIIEKGKNAKKVVVVGAGYIGVELVEAFKDNGKEVVLVDAEERILSRYFDKEYTEIAEKTFRDRGIIIATGEKVVKFEGENGSVKKVITDKNEYDADMVIMCVGFAPSTSLFKGQLDMLPNGAIKVDEYMRTSDKDVMAAGDCCSVYSNALNTHIYIPLATNAVRMGTLAALNLSESKFRHPGTQGTSGIKIYENNMAATGITEETAKAEGIEVESVIAVDNYRPEFMPTYEEVMLKVVFDKNSRKILGAQLNSKIDLTQSINTLSVCIQNGMTVDDLAFVDFFFQPHYNKPWNFINLAGLNALK from the coding sequence ATGAAAGTAGTTGTAATAGGATGTACTCACGCCGGAACGGCAGCAATACTCAATTTGAAAAAGGTAAATCCGGATGTGGAGATAACAGTATTTGAAAGAAATGATAATATTTCATTCCTGTCATGTGGAATTGCATTATATGTTGGTGGAGTAGTGAAAGACCCTCAAGGATTATTTTACTGTTCGCCTGAAAAATTGAAAGAATTAAATGTTAATACAAAAATGAGACATGATGTAAAAAATGTTGATATAAAAGGGAAAAAAGTTCATGTAGCTGATATGGAAACAGGGGAAGAATTTGATGAAACATTTGATAAGCTGATTATAACATCAGGTTCATGGCCAATAATTCCTCCAATTGAAGGGATTAATATGGATAATATTCTGCTTTGCAAAAACTATGACCATTCAAATGAAATAATTGAAAAAGGAAAAAATGCTAAAAAAGTGGTAGTAGTTGGAGCAGGATATATTGGAGTGGAACTTGTTGAAGCATTTAAAGATAACGGAAAAGAAGTTGTACTTGTAGATGCAGAAGAAAGAATACTGAGCAGATATTTTGATAAGGAATATACTGAAATTGCTGAAAAGACATTTAGAGATAGAGGAATTATAATTGCTACCGGAGAAAAAGTCGTAAAATTTGAAGGTGAAAATGGAAGTGTGAAAAAAGTAATTACTGATAAAAATGAATATGATGCAGATATGGTAATAATGTGTGTAGGATTTGCACCAAGTACATCATTATTCAAAGGTCAGCTTGATATGCTGCCTAACGGAGCAATAAAGGTTGATGAATATATGAGAACAAGTGATAAGGATGTAATGGCTGCTGGAGACTGCTGTTCTGTGTATTCAAATGCCCTTAATACTCATATATATATTCCTCTTGCAACAAATGCAGTAAGAATGGGAACTTTAGCGGCACTGAACTTGTCTGAAAGTAAATTCAGACATCCTGGAACTCAGGGAACATCAGGAATAAAAATATATGAAAATAATATGGCAGCAACAGGTATTACGGAAGAAACAGCTAAAGCAGAAGGAATAGAAGTAGAGTCAGTTATAGCTGTAGACAATTACAGACCTGAATTTATGCCTACATATGAGGAAGTAATGCTTAAAGTGGTATTTGACAAAAATAGCAGAAAGATTTTAGGAGCACAGTTAAATTCTAAAATAGATTTGACTCAGTCAATAAATACTCTCTCTGTATGCATTCAAAATGGAATGACAGTAGATGATCTGGCTTTTGTAGATTTCTTTTTCCAGCCTCATTACAACAAGCCTTGGAACTTTATAAACCTGGCAGGATTAAATGCATTGAAATAA
- a CDS encoding GNAT family N-acetyltransferase produces the protein MPIKGIEQPEYIEIDKEIRLRKFDGKYDFAFEWYQDIDTVWMLDGDKEPYTLELLDKMYTWWSQAGEVYFIEVLEDEIYKSIGDVSFKQADMPILIGDKNYRKKGIATKVIRKLIERGRELGYKELEIEEIYSWNLDSQKLYTNLGFKPFKEAKNGMSYKLIL, from the coding sequence ATGCCAATTAAAGGAATAGAACAGCCAGAGTATATTGAAATTGATAAGGAAATCAGATTGAGAAAATTTGATGGAAAATATGATTTTGCTTTTGAATGGTATCAGGATATTGATACAGTGTGGATGCTCGATGGAGATAAAGAACCATACACGTTGGAACTGCTGGATAAAATGTACACATGGTGGAGCCAGGCCGGTGAAGTATATTTTATAGAAGTTCTCGAAGATGAAATTTACAAATCCATAGGAGATGTTTCTTTTAAGCAGGCTGATATGCCTATTTTAATAGGAGATAAAAATTACAGAAAAAAAGGAATTGCCACAAAAGTTATCAGAAAATTGATTGAGCGTGGAAGAGAATTAGGGTATAAGGAACTCGAAATTGAAGAAATATACAGCTGGAACTTAGATTCTCAAAAATTATATACAAATCTTGGTTTCAAGCCTTTTAAAGAAGCTAAAAATGGAATGAGCTACAAGCTGATTCTGTAA
- a CDS encoding ClbS/DfsB family four-helix bundle protein — MPRPKTKEDLMVTAKENYEKLNTIILKMSDEELNTPFDFSKDEKKKEAHWKRDKNLRDILIHLYEWHQLILNWVNSNQNGEEKPFIPKPYNWKTYGDLNVEFWKKHQNTNLEEAKEMLKQSHKKVLELADTFTNEELFSKDVYKWVGGSVLGSYFVSGTSSHYDWAIKKIKTHQKNCRSK; from the coding sequence ATGCCAAGACCAAAAACAAAAGAGGATTTAATGGTAACTGCTAAAGAAAATTACGAGAAACTGAATACAATTATTTTAAAAATGTCTGATGAAGAATTGAATACACCTTTTGATTTTTCAAAGGATGAAAAGAAGAAGGAAGCTCATTGGAAAAGAGATAAAAATTTAAGGGATATACTAATTCATCTTTATGAATGGCACCAGCTAATTTTAAATTGGGTAAATTCTAATCAAAATGGAGAAGAAAAGCCATTTATCCCTAAACCATATAACTGGAAAACTTATGGTGATTTGAATGTTGAATTTTGGAAAAAACATCAGAATACAAACTTAGAAGAAGCAAAAGAAATGTTAAAGCAATCACATAAAAAAGTTTTAGAGCTAGCCGATACATTTACAAACGAAGAATTGTTTTCTAAAGATGTATATAAATGGGTTGGAGGGAGTGTGCTTGGTTCATATTTTGTGAGTGGAACTTCAAGTCATTATGACTGGGCTATCAAGAAAATTAAGACCCATCAGAAAAATTGCAGGTCAAAATAA